One Flagellimonas sp. CMM7 genomic region harbors:
- the carB gene encoding carbamoyl-phosphate synthase large subunit codes for MPKRDDLKSILIIGSGPIIIGQACEFDYAGSQALRSLREDGIETILINSNPATIMTDPTMADHVYLKPLTTKSIIEILKKHPNIDAVLPTMGGQTALNLCIETDEKGIWEDFGVEIIGVDIDAINITEDREKFRELMLKIGVGMAPQATATSFLKGKEIAQEFGFPLVIRASFTLGGAGASIVYEPEDFDDLLSHGLEVSPIHEVMIDKALMGWKEYELELLRDKNDNVVIICAIENMDPMGIHTGDSITVAPAMTLSDRTYQRMRDMAIHMMRSIGDFAGGCNVQFAVSPDEEEEIIAIEINPRVSRSSALASKATGYPIAKIAAKLAIGYNLDELKNQITKSTSALFEPTLDYVIVKIPRWNFDKFEGSDRTLGLQMKSVGEVMGIGRSFQEALHKATQSLEIRRNGLGADGKGYTDYDKIIHKLKVPSWDRVFVVYDAIQLGISLKRIHEITKIDMWFLKQYEELHFLEQEISKYTIESLPKTLLLEAKQKGFADRQIAHMLDCYESEVHNKRTNLGINRVYKLVDTCAAEFKAMTPYYYSTFEEEIETPDGTKYVANDSEVTDKKKIVVLGSGPNRIGQGIEFDYCCVHGVLAAAECGYETIMINCNPETVSTDFDTADKLYFEPVFWEHIYDIIRHEKPEGVIVQLGGQTALKLAEKLEKHGIKIIGTSFKSLDLAEDRGSFSTLLKKNNIPYPRFGVAETADEALELADELNFPLLVRPSYVLGGQGMKIVINKEELEAHVIDLLGKIPNNKLLLDHYLDGAIEAEADAICDGEEVYIIGIMEHIEPCGIHSGDSNATLPPFNLGEFVMQQIKDHTHKIALELNTVGLINIQFAIKDDMVYIIEANPRASRTVPFIAKAYGEPYVNFATKVMLGEKKIKDFDFKPHLDGYAIKQPVFSFNKFPNVNKNLGPEMKSTGESILFIDSLKDDEFYNLYSRRKMYLSK; via the coding sequence ATGCCAAAAAGAGACGATCTTAAATCCATTTTGATTATTGGTTCTGGCCCTATTATCATCGGCCAGGCATGTGAGTTTGATTATGCTGGTTCCCAAGCGCTTCGTTCACTTCGCGAAGACGGAATTGAAACGATCCTGATCAATAGCAATCCAGCTACGATCATGACAGACCCAACGATGGCTGATCATGTGTATCTAAAACCGTTGACCACAAAATCAATTATTGAGATTTTAAAGAAGCACCCCAACATTGATGCAGTTTTGCCAACTATGGGAGGGCAAACAGCTCTAAACTTATGTATTGAAACCGATGAGAAAGGTATTTGGGAAGATTTTGGCGTTGAAATTATTGGAGTTGATATTGATGCGATTAATATAACCGAGGATAGGGAAAAATTTCGCGAATTAATGCTTAAAATAGGTGTTGGCATGGCACCGCAGGCTACCGCAACCTCATTTTTAAAAGGAAAAGAAATTGCACAAGAATTTGGTTTTCCACTGGTTATTAGAGCTTCATTCACACTTGGTGGGGCAGGAGCGTCCATTGTGTATGAGCCTGAAGATTTTGATGACCTGTTAAGTCATGGGCTGGAGGTTTCACCCATTCATGAAGTGATGATAGACAAGGCTTTGATGGGGTGGAAGGAATATGAATTGGAATTGCTTAGGGATAAAAATGACAATGTAGTTATTATCTGTGCCATAGAAAATATGGACCCAATGGGAATCCATACTGGGGATTCCATAACAGTTGCCCCAGCAATGACACTTTCAGACCGCACGTACCAGCGCATGCGAGATATGGCAATACATATGATGCGCAGTATTGGTGATTTTGCCGGTGGCTGTAATGTACAGTTTGCCGTAAGCCCAGATGAAGAAGAAGAAATTATTGCCATTGAAATTAATCCAAGGGTTTCTAGATCATCCGCTTTGGCTTCAAAAGCTACGGGATACCCCATCGCTAAAATTGCGGCCAAATTGGCCATAGGGTACAATTTGGACGAATTGAAAAACCAAATTACCAAATCCACCTCTGCTTTATTTGAACCTACTTTGGATTATGTTATTGTAAAGATTCCAAGGTGGAACTTTGACAAATTTGAAGGTTCTGACAGGACTTTAGGACTTCAGATGAAATCAGTGGGAGAAGTTATGGGTATTGGTCGTTCCTTTCAGGAAGCTTTGCATAAGGCCACGCAATCATTGGAAATTAGGCGTAACGGTCTGGGTGCTGATGGAAAAGGGTATACGGATTACGATAAAATAATACACAAATTAAAAGTTCCAAGCTGGGACAGGGTTTTTGTTGTTTATGATGCTATTCAATTGGGTATTTCACTCAAAAGAATCCATGAGATCACTAAAATTGACATGTGGTTCTTAAAGCAATATGAAGAACTACATTTTCTTGAACAGGAAATTTCAAAATATACCATAGAAAGCCTACCAAAGACACTTTTGTTGGAAGCCAAACAAAAAGGCTTTGCAGACAGACAAATAGCGCATATGTTGGATTGTTATGAAAGTGAGGTGCATAACAAACGTACAAATCTAGGAATCAATAGGGTATATAAATTGGTGGACACTTGTGCCGCGGAATTTAAAGCCATGACACCTTATTATTATTCCACTTTTGAGGAAGAAATAGAAACTCCGGATGGTACAAAGTATGTTGCCAATGACAGTGAGGTTACAGATAAGAAGAAAATTGTTGTATTGGGTTCTGGACCCAATAGGATAGGACAGGGTATAGAGTTTGACTATTGTTGTGTTCATGGGGTTTTAGCTGCAGCGGAATGCGGTTATGAGACTATAATGATCAACTGTAACCCAGAAACTGTTTCCACTGATTTTGATACTGCGGATAAACTATATTTTGAACCTGTATTTTGGGAACATATTTATGATATTATTCGACATGAAAAACCTGAGGGTGTAATTGTTCAATTGGGTGGGCAGACTGCTTTGAAGCTTGCTGAAAAATTAGAAAAACATGGGATTAAAATTATCGGAACAAGCTTTAAATCTTTGGATTTAGCTGAGGATAGAGGAAGTTTCTCAACCCTATTAAAGAAAAACAATATTCCTTATCCAAGATTTGGTGTTGCAGAAACTGCCGATGAAGCTTTGGAACTTGCAGATGAGTTAAATTTTCCACTATTGGTAAGACCTTCATATGTTTTGGGAGGTCAGGGAATGAAAATTGTTATCAATAAAGAAGAGCTGGAAGCCCATGTTATTGATTTACTAGGTAAAATCCCAAACAACAAATTACTTCTAGATCATTATTTAGATGGTGCTATCGAGGCGGAAGCGGATGCAATATGTGATGGAGAAGAAGTGTACATCATTGGTATAATGGAGCATATTGAGCCGTGTGGAATACACTCTGGAGACTCAAATGCCACGTTGCCACCATTTAATCTGGGAGAGTTTGTAATGCAACAGATCAAAGACCATACACATAAAATTGCTTTGGAATTGAATACTGTTGGGTTGATCAATATTCAATTTGCGATTAAAGATGATATGGTTTACATCATTGAAGCAAACCCTAGGGCTTCTCGTACGGTGCCGTTTATTGCAAAGGCATATGGAGAACCTTATGTTAATTTTGCGACAAAGGTCATGTTGGGAGAGAAAAAAATCAAGGATTTTGACTTTAAGCCACATTTGGATGGATATGCGATAAAACAACCCGTTTTTTCTTTCAATAAATTTCCAAATGTGAATAAGAACCTTGGGCCAGAAATGAAAAGTACAGGAGAAAGCATCCTATTCATAGATAGTCTAAAAGACGATGAATTCTACAACTTATATTCCAGAAGAAAGATGTATTTGAGTAAGTAA
- a CDS encoding TMF family protein, with the protein MKKTIIFPSSVFFLFSIFTFGQNSFPASGNVGIGTLTPGYDLEVIGSINATQLLVNGTPIEGPVWSLNGNDSFYNAGNVGIGTNTPGFTLDVNGSLNANSILLNGSAVQSSQWTTTGNDVSYSSGNVGIGIATVPAGYALAVVGSVITEGVTVKLQSDGWPDFVFKDDYLLPSLESIEDYIQNNGHLPNIPSALEIGRNGIHLGEMDAQLLQKIEELTLYTIQQQKEIDKLKNANQVLTEQNELVKTLTQRIEKMEKSLKK; encoded by the coding sequence ATGAAAAAAACAATCATATTTCCCTCATCCGTTTTCTTTCTCTTTAGTATTTTCACTTTTGGGCAAAACTCTTTCCCTGCTTCAGGTAACGTAGGCATTGGCACACTTACACCAGGGTATGATTTAGAAGTAATTGGTTCCATCAATGCAACCCAACTTCTTGTTAATGGAACTCCGATTGAAGGTCCAGTGTGGAGCTTAAATGGGAATGATTCGTTTTACAATGCGGGAAATGTGGGTATAGGAACCAACACCCCCGGTTTTACTTTGGATGTGAACGGATCACTTAACGCTAACAGTATTCTCTTAAATGGATCGGCTGTTCAAAGTTCCCAATGGACCACAACGGGAAACGATGTTTCTTATAGTTCTGGAAATGTGGGTATAGGTATAGCAACTGTCCCTGCAGGCTATGCATTAGCTGTAGTTGGAAGCGTAATTACTGAGGGAGTCACGGTGAAACTACAAAGTGATGGATGGCCAGATTTTGTATTTAAAGACGACTATCTGCTACCAAGTCTAGAGAGTATTGAAGACTACATTCAAAACAATGGTCATCTTCCAAACATCCCTAGTGCTCTAGAAATTGGCAGGAACGGAATTCATTTGGGAGAAATGGATGCTCAATTACTCCAAAAAATAGAAGAGTTAACCCTTTATACCATTCAGCAGCAAAAGGAAATTGACAAACTTAAAAATGCTAACCAGGTCCTTACTGAACAAAACGAGTTAGTTAAGACACTTACCCAGCGAATAGAGAAGATGGAAAAATCTTTAAAGAAATAA
- a CDS encoding DUF2306 domain-containing protein, whose product MITKTNRIEVGAPKRTLPSRMLNASAQLWFIIAVLGMWVFAFYVASFYGGAAINGDFMKWNRVLPHGYVEGQTMGNLAVAIHLLLAVIVMVGGPIQFVPQFRKYAPTFHRWNGRFYISAAFIISLSGVYMVISKGTISGLIGDISVSINGVLIMSFAYLAIRNAIKRNIAAHRRWALRLFLTMAGVWFFRIGLMFWLFVNKGPVGFDPETFRGPFLVFLGFGQYVIPLVVLELYFLVQKKKSKTVQTLMSFGLLLLTGVTAVGIFAATMGMWLPRIG is encoded by the coding sequence ATGATTACAAAAACAAATAGAATAGAGGTTGGTGCGCCAAAAAGAACATTACCATCCAGAATGTTGAATGCTTCTGCTCAGCTTTGGTTTATTATTGCAGTACTGGGTATGTGGGTTTTTGCCTTTTATGTTGCTTCCTTTTATGGAGGTGCTGCTATTAATGGAGACTTTATGAAATGGAACCGCGTGCTGCCACATGGATATGTTGAAGGGCAGACCATGGGTAACTTGGCTGTTGCAATTCATCTGCTATTAGCTGTTATTGTTATGGTGGGCGGGCCAATACAATTTGTTCCACAGTTTAGAAAATATGCTCCTACCTTTCATAGATGGAATGGTCGTTTTTATATTTCCGCGGCCTTTATAATAAGTTTAAGTGGTGTCTATATGGTAATTTCCAAAGGAACCATAAGCGGTCTTATTGGTGATATTAGTGTAAGTATTAACGGGGTTTTAATCATGAGTTTTGCATATTTGGCAATACGCAATGCTATTAAAAGAAATATAGCGGCGCACAGACGGTGGGCACTTAGATTGTTTCTTACAATGGCTGGGGTTTGGTTCTTTAGAATAGGGCTAATGTTTTGGTTATTTGTTAACAAGGGTCCTGTTGGTTTTGACCCGGAAACATTTAGGGGGCCATTCCTTGTTTTTTTGGGGTTTGGCCAATACGTAATCCCACTTGTTGTTCTTGAACTATATTTTCTTGTCCAAAAAAAGAAAAGCAAGACAGTCCAAACTTTAATGTCTTTTGGATTATTGTTACTTACAGGTGTAACAGCGGTTGGTATTTTTGCTGCTACAATGGGTATGTGGTTGCCTAGGATTGGTTAA
- a CDS encoding DUF4386 domain-containing protein — translation MKLNQKIGRTVGFLLLLIMVLGIPSVTLRGLSTSMVVSPTFLNEVFQNALQMRIAILLDILASTLWLIIAIILFPTIKKYKNSFALWFLGVWLVQFSVIIFSNISHLSLLSLSNVFVATEGTGTEFFSILGQLKIEEYFWAHFMSLMLYAAAAFCLYYFLFQTRLVPRFLSVWGMVAISLVFIASWLNIFDINPSFYLYSQNGIHMIAFIGWLIAKGFNTGETISKTK, via the coding sequence ATGAAATTAAATCAAAAAATAGGTAGAACCGTCGGTTTTTTATTGCTGTTGATAATGGTATTGGGAATTCCTTCTGTAACACTAAGAGGATTGTCTACCTCTATGGTAGTATCTCCAACGTTTTTAAATGAAGTTTTTCAAAACGCCCTTCAAATGAGGATTGCCATTCTTTTGGATATACTAGCAAGTACACTTTGGCTAATAATAGCCATCATACTTTTCCCGACCATAAAAAAATATAAAAACAGTTTTGCTTTATGGTTTTTGGGGGTTTGGCTAGTACAATTCTCAGTTATTATATTCAGTAACATCAGTCATTTAAGCCTATTATCTTTAAGCAATGTGTTTGTGGCCACCGAGGGAACGGGTACTGAGTTTTTTTCCATTCTTGGACAATTAAAGATTGAGGAGTATTTCTGGGCCCATTTTATGAGTCTCATGCTCTACGCCGCTGCTGCTTTCTGCCTTTATTACTTTTTATTTCAAACAAGACTTGTCCCTCGATTTTTGTCGGTTTGGGGAATGGTAGCAATCTCTTTGGTCTTCATTGCAAGCTGGTTAAACATTTTTGATATTAATCCTAGCTTTTACCTCTATTCTCAAAATGGCATACATATGATTGCCTTTATAGGGTGGCTTATAGCCAAAGGTTTTAATACCGGCGAAACTATCTCTAAAACAAAATAG
- a CDS encoding GIN domain-containing protein: MKKSNLILLSILGALLFFSLAFQLSVHSHIRNGDANKIPIKMVSEDRSMPSFNSISVDSRVKILFQQGETPSINIEAPNHLIDSINTSVLNEELVIEVIKKLKKKDSITIRIDNPELTSLKFGSQAHFKTVGKVSGEKLNLIFYDESSADMELSYDFLKHENTSTGIVNIKGEINQIDFNNKKKEE; this comes from the coding sequence ATGAAAAAAAGTAATCTTATTTTACTGAGCATATTGGGTGCTTTGCTCTTTTTTTCTTTAGCATTTCAATTGTCTGTCCATAGCCATATTAGAAACGGGGATGCCAATAAAATTCCAATAAAAATGGTTTCAGAAGATAGGTCAATGCCCAGTTTTAACAGTATTTCTGTTGATAGTCGTGTTAAAATCCTTTTTCAACAAGGAGAAACTCCTAGCATCAACATTGAAGCACCAAATCACCTTATTGACTCGATAAATACTTCTGTACTGAACGAAGAATTAGTAATTGAGGTCATTAAAAAACTGAAGAAAAAAGACAGCATAACAATTCGTATTGACAACCCAGAACTCACATCATTAAAATTCGGGTCCCAAGCCCATTTTAAAACTGTGGGTAAAGTATCTGGAGAAAAATTGAACCTAATCTTTTATGATGAAAGTTCTGCAGATATGGAATTGTCTTATGATTTTTTAAAACATGAAAACACATCGACCGGAATAGTAAACATTAAGGGAGAGATCAATCAGATTGATTTTAACAATAAAAAGAAAGAAGAATAG
- a CDS encoding GntR family transcriptional regulator, producing MDFDNGKPIYLQIVDFFYENILMKRWKEGERIPSVREVAMMVEVNPNTAIRAFNHLQDLEVIYNKRGIGYFVSDDGYAKVLAIKKKEFMEHMLPEVFKKMNLLNISFDDLKNTFNQQKNEKK from the coding sequence ATGGACTTTGATAATGGCAAACCTATTTACCTACAGATTGTGGATTTCTTTTACGAAAACATTCTGATGAAACGCTGGAAAGAAGGCGAAAGGATTCCCTCTGTGAGGGAAGTTGCAATGATGGTAGAAGTAAACCCGAACACAGCAATACGTGCCTTTAATCATTTGCAGGACTTAGAGGTGATTTACAACAAAAGAGGGATTGGATACTTTGTATCTGATGATGGTTATGCCAAAGTACTGGCCATTAAAAAGAAGGAATTTATGGAACATATGTTACCAGAAGTTTTCAAAAAAATGAATCTTTTGAATATTTCTTTTGATGACTTGAAAAACACATTCAACCAACAAAAAAATGAAAAAAAGTAA
- a CDS encoding ATP-binding cassette domain-containing protein, which produces MLSVRQLNFNYQNSRPVLKSINLDFNTGNIYGLFGKNGEGKSTLMKIMTGLLFPKSGTCTLLGESTKERNVEALQHVFFITEDFELPSLSIATFEKVQSPFYPKFSKEQFYELIEEFKLSPISLISKLSFGQKKKVLIAFGIAANTKVLLMDEPTNGLDIPSKSQFRKVMASAVDEGKCIVISTHQVRDLHSLINHVVVLDNAHVIFDESLETVSEGLWFGKASNIEESSILYSESSFGGKTILARNEREESEVDLELLFNGVLSEPNKINTVLKSIHHGTGV; this is translated from the coding sequence ATGCTATCGGTCAGACAATTAAATTTCAACTACCAAAATAGCCGTCCCGTACTCAAATCCATTAATCTGGATTTTAATACAGGTAATATTTATGGCTTGTTTGGTAAAAATGGGGAAGGTAAGAGTACCTTAATGAAGATTATGACGGGGTTGCTCTTTCCAAAGTCGGGCACCTGTACTCTTCTTGGAGAAAGCACTAAAGAAAGAAATGTAGAGGCATTACAACATGTGTTTTTTATTACAGAAGACTTTGAGTTGCCTAGTTTATCAATTGCTACTTTTGAAAAAGTACAATCTCCTTTTTATCCAAAGTTTTCTAAAGAGCAGTTTTACGAACTTATAGAAGAGTTTAAGCTTTCCCCTATCAGCCTAATTTCCAAGTTGTCTTTTGGCCAAAAGAAAAAAGTACTGATTGCATTTGGTATTGCCGCCAATACTAAGGTGTTATTAATGGATGAGCCAACCAACGGATTGGATATCCCTTCAAAAAGCCAGTTTAGAAAAGTTATGGCATCCGCAGTGGATGAGGGGAAATGTATTGTTATTTCAACACATCAGGTGAGAGACTTGCATAGCCTTATTAATCATGTGGTTGTTTTGGACAATGCTCATGTAATTTTTGATGAATCTTTGGAAACCGTTTCAGAAGGTCTCTGGTTTGGAAAAGCCTCTAATATTGAAGAATCTTCCATTCTTTATTCTGAGTCATCTTTTGGAGGTAAGACAATTTTGGCTCGAAATGAAAGAGAAGAGAGCGAGGTAGACCTTGAACTCTTATTCAATGGCGTTTTGAGTGAACCTAACAAAATAAACACAGTTCTAAAAAGTATCCACCATGGCACAGGAGTTTAG
- a CDS encoding SRPBCC domain-containing protein, with protein MSEVNNPKNRTLTLERTFEAPIALVWEAWTQPEHVAQWWGPKGMETKVLEHDFKVGGNWKYAMRMPDGNEFIADGVYSEIVMHKKIVSTANFKPMTEGVEIQAIFNADGDKTHFTFNCVHETEEYCKQQEQMGFYNGWGSVFERLHEFLQNS; from the coding sequence ATGAGTGAAGTAAACAATCCCAAAAACAGAACACTAACCTTGGAAAGAACTTTTGAAGCGCCTATTGCATTGGTGTGGGAAGCCTGGACACAACCTGAGCATGTTGCCCAATGGTGGGGGCCAAAGGGAATGGAAACCAAAGTATTGGAACATGATTTTAAAGTTGGGGGAAATTGGAAGTATGCGATGCGAATGCCCGACGGAAATGAATTCATTGCAGATGGTGTGTATTCCGAAATAGTCATGCACAAAAAAATAGTATCCACTGCTAACTTTAAACCCATGACAGAAGGTGTAGAAATACAGGCAATCTTTAATGCCGATGGTGATAAAACCCATTTTACCTTTAATTGTGTTCACGAAACAGAGGAGTATTGCAAACAACAAGAGCAGATGGGCTTCTACAACGGTTGGGGCTCCGTTTTTGAAAGGCTTCATGAGTTTTTACAGAATAGCTAA
- a CDS encoding helix-turn-helix transcriptional regulator, with translation MRRDVFQAIADPVRRDIIQLLSKETLTVNTVAEKFDVSRPAISKHLKILEECGIVTFNQQGRERYCMIQPKNLIPAFLWIDQYRDLWEEKLDSFENYLTQLQNKNKKDE, from the coding sequence ATGAGAAGAGACGTTTTTCAAGCCATTGCAGACCCAGTCCGTAGAGATATCATTCAGCTTTTGTCCAAAGAGACATTGACCGTAAACACTGTAGCCGAAAAATTTGATGTGAGTAGGCCTGCCATATCAAAACATCTAAAAATACTGGAGGAATGTGGTATTGTGACCTTTAATCAACAAGGAAGGGAGCGCTACTGCATGATTCAACCGAAAAACCTTATTCCCGCTTTTTTATGGATAGATCAATATAGAGATCTATGGGAAGAAAAGCTGGATTCTTTTGAAAATTACCTAACCCAATTACAGAATAAAAACAAAAAAGATGAGTGA
- a CDS encoding YdeI/OmpD-associated family protein, with translation MKKEKPLVNQEYLLQKFPGKGGWTYAAISEVLQNKNTPFGWVKVRGSIDGYTLNQHKLMPMGNGQLFLPVKAAIRKKINKTNGDYVKVILYADHSSFEIPDEILECFKNEPEQLLTTFHSFAEGSQKAYIDWIYNAKTDETKAIRILKMMDRLSKGLKFHVPEN, from the coding sequence ATGAAGAAGGAAAAACCGCTTGTGAACCAAGAATATCTACTTCAAAAATTCCCAGGTAAAGGAGGCTGGACTTACGCAGCTATTTCTGAGGTGCTACAAAACAAAAACACACCATTTGGATGGGTAAAAGTAAGAGGCTCCATAGATGGTTATACATTAAACCAGCACAAGCTCATGCCCATGGGCAACGGTCAACTCTTCCTTCCAGTTAAAGCAGCAATTAGAAAAAAAATCAACAAAACGAATGGTGATTATGTAAAGGTGATTCTTTATGCTGACCATTCTTCTTTTGAAATTCCAGATGAAATTTTGGAATGTTTTAAAAATGAACCCGAACAACTTCTAACAACCTTTCATTCTTTTGCGGAGGGCAGTCAAAAAGCCTACATAGATTGGATTTACAACGCCAAAACAGATGAAACCAAGGCAATACGGATTCTAAAAATGATGGATAGATTATCCAAAGGATTGAAGTTCCATGTACCGGAGAATTAA
- a CDS encoding YafY family protein, producing MNRLTRITAILVKLQSKRVITAKEIASSFDISLRTVYRDIKTLQESGVPIGSEAGTGYFIVDGYSLPPVSFTEEEANALVTAERFVHQNAESSIIKNYASVLTKIKSVLKNGQKEKVELLESRIIHHHKNETSPTSKFLSIIQKSITSFGLLDITYHTIYSDKVTKRDVEPLGLYFNDDCWILIAFCHHRDEIRNFRLDRILELKTLSSTSEKAKSFSLQDYFNTQLENCS from the coding sequence ATGAACAGACTCACAAGAATTACGGCCATCTTAGTAAAACTACAATCCAAACGAGTAATTACAGCAAAAGAAATTGCTTCTAGTTTTGATATTAGTTTGCGTACCGTTTACCGCGATATAAAAACATTGCAAGAATCAGGGGTGCCAATTGGTTCTGAAGCTGGAACCGGGTATTTTATTGTGGATGGGTATAGCCTGCCTCCCGTTTCTTTTACAGAGGAAGAAGCAAATGCCCTGGTGACAGCAGAAAGGTTTGTTCACCAAAATGCAGAGAGTTCCATCATAAAAAATTATGCTTCCGTTTTGACCAAAATAAAGTCTGTTTTAAAAAATGGACAAAAAGAAAAGGTAGAATTGTTAGAGAGCAGAATCATCCATCATCATAAAAACGAAACCTCTCCTACCAGTAAATTTCTGTCCATAATTCAGAAATCAATTACCTCTTTTGGATTACTTGACATTACCTACCATACCATATATAGCGATAAAGTAACCAAACGCGATGTAGAGCCATTAGGGCTTTATTTTAATGACGATTGTTGGATTTTAATTGCCTTTTGCCATCATAGGGATGAGATTCGTAATTTTAGGTTAGATCGAATTCTGGAATTAAAAACATTGTCCTCCACTTCTGAAAAAGCAAAGTCTTTCAGCTTGCAAGATTATTTTAATACACAATTGGAGAATTGTTCCTAA
- a CDS encoding carboxymuconolactone decarboxylase family protein yields MNERIQIDVAEPLAYKAIFGLEDYMKQSGLSKAHYELIKIRASQLNGCAFCIDMHTKEALKNGESQQRLFLLDAWQTAEVFSEEEQVILQITEEVTLIHRNGLTDETYKKAIEKFDEHYFSKIIMAISVINVWNRVAISTHKPLWN; encoded by the coding sequence ATGAACGAAAGAATTCAAATTGACGTAGCAGAACCCTTAGCCTATAAAGCCATTTTTGGCTTAGAGGATTATATGAAACAAAGTGGATTGAGCAAAGCGCATTATGAGCTAATAAAAATTAGAGCCTCACAACTTAATGGATGTGCTTTCTGTATAGATATGCACACAAAAGAAGCGTTGAAAAATGGCGAAAGCCAACAGCGCCTTTTTTTGTTGGATGCTTGGCAAACAGCGGAGGTATTTTCAGAAGAAGAGCAAGTTATTCTTCAAATTACTGAAGAAGTAACCCTAATTCATAGGAACGGACTGACTGATGAAACGTATAAAAAAGCAATTGAAAAATTTGATGAGCATTACTTTTCGAAAATTATCATGGCTATCTCGGTCATAAATGTTTGGAACCGAGTTGCAATAAGCACTCACAAACCACTTTGGAATTAA
- a CDS encoding Crp/Fnr family transcriptional regulator, producing MPKQLFRHFNKYVALTEDDFQKMFRYFELRTVKKKEILVEVGSICRDNHFVLDGCLHMFFTNDKGVERTVQFAIENWWMTDNLAYHNQTVTDFSIQAVENTRLLTITHGKQELLLKEFPQLEKYFRIIYQISYGSALVKMKYLTDLSKEKIYFQFTEQFPQFAQRVPQYLIASFLGLTPEYVSEIRAKKRS from the coding sequence ATGCCAAAACAACTATTCCGCCATTTTAATAAATATGTAGCATTAACAGAAGACGATTTTCAAAAAATGTTTCGGTATTTTGAGCTGCGTACCGTGAAGAAAAAAGAGATTTTAGTTGAAGTAGGCTCTATCTGTAGAGATAATCATTTTGTTTTGGATGGCTGCCTCCATATGTTTTTTACAAACGATAAAGGTGTAGAGCGTACGGTACAATTTGCCATTGAAAACTGGTGGATGACAGATAATTTGGCCTATCATAATCAAACTGTGACAGATTTTTCCATTCAGGCGGTTGAAAACACTCGACTCCTTACCATTACCCATGGCAAGCAAGAATTATTATTAAAAGAATTTCCACAGCTAGAAAAGTATTTCCGAATCATTTATCAAATCTCGTATGGTTCCGCTTTGGTTAAGATGAAGTATTTGACAGACCTCTCTAAAGAAAAAATCTATTTTCAATTTACCGAACAGTTTCCACAATTTGCACAACGCGTTCCCCAATATCTGATTGCCTCCTTTTTGGGCCTTACTCCAGAATATGTAAGCGAAATACGAGCAAAGAAACGTTCTTAA